Below is a genomic region from Rosa chinensis cultivar Old Blush chromosome 5, RchiOBHm-V2, whole genome shotgun sequence.
taaTGATGATGAGCAAAACCAATAATGGTGTGTAGTTTTTCAACATCTCCCCAGCATGGACATGAAAGAATATAGATTATAATCTATGTTTTATCGATCATGTGAAGTAAATTGCAACTACCTATCTGCATAGcgcgcattttttttttttcatttaatggTCAGATCTATCTGCTATAAGCCTAAAAATAATAGTAATGATATTATCGTGGAACGTTATACTAAAGGCATTCATGAGATATAATTTATCTTCAACCTGCTAAATTAAACCAAGTTTACAATACTCCCAATGTTTAAAAATTTAATGCATGTATTGCTGATGCTTCTATACCTGTGCCATGCTTGCTCATAGCTAAATACTGAACTTTTCACAAGCTTCACAGTAAAAGCCTCTGTTGTTCCATCTGCAATACTTTAAAAAGTAATTAAACAACGGCTGACATGCTGAAATCCATAGCCAACCATATAATAGCAACATACCACTTCGTTGTAAAGCAGACAAGAAAGCTTCCTCGCCTTTTGTGCTTGTGTAGATGATCAGTGGCTTAGCTTGATATTTCACTAAAGAAATGTTATAGCCATACAGAAACAGATAAGATGTATTACGTTTTGCTTGCTGAACAGTAACTGAACTGACATGAGGTATAAACTAGAGTAGATTACTTTTTGGTTACAAACACTACATAAGTTGTCTAAGAAGAAAACCAATCAATTTTCATTATCAGGAAGAAGTATCAAACCAATAGGAGTAGAGAAAACAGGCTTCATACAGAAACACGAATCGCATACCCATATCAATTAGGGGGAAGTCCATGCTGCCATCTTCCCAAACTTCCATCACGTGAAGTTGGTGAATACTGGAATCATAATAAGAAACTCCAACTCTGAAAAGTAAGATTTTCAAAGCCATGAATTTAGGACTCTACTGTTTGATTAATAGTAAAAGGCAAAGCATATATAGCAGATAACATAAGCAATATTGGCTATAAGTCATAACAAAGATACGGTAAAGCCAACAACTGAGTACTCACCGATGACCTTGTCGAATGCATGTCATGCACACCTGCATTTAAATTCAGAAAAACAAATCACTTAAACTAGCGAACCACACTAACCAAAGAGAGCAGAATTAATTGCAGTGGCCAGGTTTGTTCTGACCCTGTTAATGATAATGCAATGATTGATAATGATAATATGGCTACTGTTGGTAGCACCTGCATACCCTCTTGTTCTGAGGATATGCCTGAAAACTAATTTGGGTACTCCACCCTCTCTCCTACCTTTTGCAAtgattaaaatcattttttggAATTCTAGAGGTGCAGGTAGTGAGAAATTTCGATCTACTATTACTGATCTTGTTAAACTTTATTCTATTGATATTTTAGCTATTTGAGCCTAGAGAGTTCAATTTCAAAAAGCAAGTGATACTCTTTTAAATCTTGGGTTCACTAATCACAAAATTGTGGAGACTTCTGGTTTTTCTGGTGGCATATGGCTGTTTTGGAAGGACAGCAAATTCTCTGTTAATGTCATTGATTCTAATAGGCAGTCCATTTCTATCAAAATTGTTCTTGGATTCTCTCTGCTCGAGCTCTATGCAAGTCCTACTCCTTCTGTTCAAAAATCCTTATGGACCAATCAATTAAGTGGACCAATTCAAACTACAATAGGAAGCTTAAAGAATCTCCAAGGGTTGTACTTGAGTGATAACCAACTGCAAGGACACATCCCATATGAACTCTGTGAACTAGAAAACCTAGTCAACTTACTATTGGGTGGTAATCAACTCTCTGGTTCTATACCTTCCTGTTTAGGAAATCTAGCCACTGCACTAAGAACTCTATCATTGAACTCCAATTTGTTAACTTCCACAATACCGTCTACATTGTGGAGACTCCAATATATCCTCCATGTAAATTTATCATCCAATTCTCTAATTGGCCTTCTCTCAGAAGATATTGGTAATTTGAAAGTTGTGACACATTTTGATTTATCAAGCAACCATTTTTCTGGGATTATACCATGAAGCATTGAGGGTCTGCAAGATTTGGTCAATCTCTCCTTGGCAAGTAACAATTTAGAAGGCCCTATTCCTACTTCATTTGGCAACATGCTAAGCCTGGAACTCTTAGATTTATCCCAAAACAATCTATCTGGAGAgattccaaagtctctagaAGCATTGTTGCACCTTAGCTATTTGAATCTGTCTTTCAACAGACTCCGCGGAGAAATTCCAACAGGTGGGCCTTTCAGAAACTTCTCTGCTCAATCATTTGTCTCAAATAGTGCACTTTGTGGCGCACCCCAACTGCATATTGCAGCATGCAAAAACAGAACTAAAGCTAGAAGATCCATCTTGAAGGATGTTATTCCAGGGATCTTGTCAGTGATACTCTTAGTGACCTCTATATCGATGTTGATACTACGCAGAAAAAGGCATGTGGAAGTTGCAAGAGAGACTACCTTGTGGCCTCAACTTCAATGGAGAAGAGTTTCATATCAAGAGCTACTAACTGTGACTAATGGATTAAATGAAAGCAACTTGCTTGGCAGTGGGGGGTTTGGCTCGGTGTATAAAGGAACACTATCAGATGGGATAAATGTTGTGATAAAGGTTTTCAATTTACAGCTAGAAGGGGCATTCACGAGTTTTGATACTGAATGTGAAATGCTACGCAATATTCGGCATAGAAACCTTATCAAAATCATCAGTTGTTGCAGCCAAATTGATTTCAAAGCCGTGGTACTGGACTACATGCCTAATGGGAGCCTAGAGAAATGGTTGTATGCTCAAAACTTTTCTTTGAACATCCTGCAGAGGTTGAGTATAATGATAGATGTTGCATCGGCATTGGAATACCTTCATCATGGTACTGAAATACCAATTGTCCATTGTGATTTGAAGCCCAACAATATATTGTTAGATGCTGATATGGTTGGACATGTTGCTGACTTTGGTATTGCAAGTCTCTTGGGTAAAGGAGATTCCATGACTCAAACCATGACGCTAGCCACAATCGGATATATGGCTCCAGGTGATGTActtgatagtttttttttggttgacttTATATGTTTATTTCCTGAACTATGAAGAAAGTTTATTTAGAAGTTATATATTTTCATGAAATATAGGCTAATTTATATGACATACTAATGCAGAGTATGGAACGGAAGGAATAGTTACCAGAAGAGGAGATGTGTACAGTTTTGGTGTTGTACTTACGGAAACTTTCATAAAAAGGAAGCCGACAGATGAAATGTTTGTTGGGGAAACAAGTTTAAAGCAATGGGTTGCAAATTCCATACTTTCGGGTGCAATAGATGAAGACATGAAGTTGTGGATACCAATTTACTTGGGGCAGAgaatgatttttcttttgtgaGCAAGAGAGATTGTTTATCATCCATAATGAGATTAGCTCTAAGCTGTTGTGCAGAGTCACCAGAAGGAAGGATAAATATGCAAGATGTTGTAGTCACACTTAATAAAATCATGATCAAGTTTTTGAAGGACGCTGCAGGAGGTGTGGTTTTACGCCGCCATCTTGCTCAACAGCCCCTTTAGTTGATGGATTCTAATGCATATCATGGCCTTTGATTCAGTCCTCAACAGACATAACCTCCCCTGGGCTTCAACATTGTCTTTACACTTCTAGCCTAGCAGTTAAATCAGGTAATGTGTTTAATCATATTCTGTATAGACTGTCTTTGGTGCAATATATGTCTATTTAAAACACAAATGTCGTTTTATCTATAAGATTACAAACAGCTGAATAGACCACTATTACATATGAAAGGATTTTCTGCTgtgtggtgtttttttttttcaaagggcTGGTGGGGCTACACTTAAATCTTGATTcatgaaactgttgaatacaatggaagacattgagcctaaacccctgattacaataagcatctagagaacatCCTAAAATAAAGTGAATTGAAttatttttattgaaattatAATTCACTAAATGTTATTATTAAATTGCAAACAGTTTAAATATGTACATGTGATTAATTATATATAGCTGAAATTCGCACTTTAACCTTTCGAATCAATCAAGTATTCTTAAGAATGAAGCAGATgcttattcaaaaaataaaataaaataaaataaatgaagcAGATGCAAAAGGGCAAATCTTAGAATGCTTACAGCTTGGGGTTCTCCATTTTTGCTTTCCCATAGTTGTGGAAATGAGGTGGCTAGTTGGATTGTTACCATATACTCCCAGGGCCTGCATAACGCATCAAGTTAGTAGTTGAAAGGTTACAAGAACAGCAAGGTATGTGAAATTTGCATTGGAATTGACGATTAGCAGCGACCAGTGACACACAATAAGCCAAAACCACGACTAAAAATATATAGTCAATAAAGGCTACCAAAAGAGCCTTCTCACTTCCAAAGGTAGCACGAGTAAGGCCACTGTTCAGAAAAGTGGTGGCTTAGGAAGGAGCAAATGGCTCTACGTTTGTAGGACATTTGGGTTAGATTACATTAAtctatatagttatatatagagagagaggtGTTCACCTGATCAGTTGCTgatcaaagaatttatgctcaataaccatTTGATTTACATTTCAGAATACTAAGAAAGAattctaaaattagacaaaatttcaatttttttttttgaaaattttctcgaAAGACAAAGTTTAagttactaaaaatgaaaatatagaatatggattgtaaaatgggaAATGCGAATTTCACTCCTCAAAATTGTTGATCTAAACACTATTTTGTTGCAGTTGGTGCCTATATATAGTTAGCAAGTTTATTTGCTATCATATTTCATTTTCTAAAAAATATGATCACAACTAATTTAACTGACATTCTAACTGAGATACTTGATGTCATGAATAATTACCACAACTCGCTAAGGTACCTTTTTCGGGATGATCAAAGCTAATGTGGTTCCTTTTTTTTGGGATCTGCTGTTTTCAAACCCCAAATCTTGTGCCATGATTCCTTTAGTTTGTTTGGAGCTGTGATGAATTTCACCCATCAAGGTTGTCGGGCAACATATTATCTCATGCTGCCCAAAATCGGTTAAAGTGGCAGCTCTCACTTGAGCAATCTTTGATTATTTGGGGATGTAAACTAGTCAAATTTAACGTGTTTATAACTAGCCAACTCGAAGCCCCGATAATACTAAAGGATAAGCCATTAACGTGTTTAGTAATAATATATGTTTTCGTTGTCACTTAAGAGATAAGTCAATATATATAAATCCAACTTTCTAATAAATTTGACATCTCCACTTAAAAACTCAGTAATCGAACCTCAATTCCCACCTTGTTCTTCCCCATTGGAACCGACCTATATATACATGCCTATTTTCATACATGGGTGAACGGCCTCACTATTTAAGTCCAAGTTCTCCTGCTCTTTATGGAAACCAGTTGGAGAAAACAGAACACTAAAGTTTGCACGAAGACCATGTAAATTTTCTATTCTAGTGTAACGTACTTGAATGAGTCCCCCATTAATGTAAGGAAACAATCTGACTTTAGTAGGAACAAATAAATTAGTTAGACTTGGACCAATTAGGCAATTAGTCATAATGTACACCCTACTAAACACGGACCCGTTGATAACGGACCGAATGGCCCTATCTTGAGTAGCATCTTCCCTAATTCAACACTATCTTTCaatcaaaataaatcaaaacaaaagattGTTTGAATCCGAGATAGTATTACTGACGTATCTTTTCCCTTAtgctatatattttcttttaaaatttaTTACCGGATTGGCTTAGTCAGCTTCTAGTACTCGAAAAATGATTTGTAATAAGAATATGATACTCTTTTTTTAGTTCTTTACTTGTATCAGATTGAAGTATTAACTCATTCACATAGGCATGAGTTACTTGActttttaaattaataaaaaaaagctGCTCTAGGGTTTGAGCAGAGTGCGGCGGCGACCATTGCGGTCTTGCCAGACTGACGGATATAGTGCTGTGAGGTTTCACGTCGTCACGGGTATTGTGGCAGTGGCAGCTGTCAAGATTAGAGCTGTTTTCTCTAGCTAGTGACTTTGGCGGCGTCTTCATGCATGTGCCTCTTCGAATCAGATCTGGTGTAGAAGCGACAACAGGTTCTTTAGAGGCGGGGTTGGGCTAAACCTACTTGGTGCGGCCGGTTGTGAATCATGGTTTCATTTGAAGCAACGAAGTCGGCGACGATCTATGTTTCAGAGGAAAGTTGATCGACGAGGTCGACTTGGGAGGCAGATCGGGGTCTCGTGTTCGGATTCTACCGGTTTCCAGCCGGTCTGTTCTTGCGGGTGGACCGGTTTGCTTGGATACAGAAGGGCGGGTATGGCCCTCTGGAGAAGACAGCCGCTGGAACTTgcagtggtggtggtgttgcTCAGACCAGTTTCCTGGGCTTTGAGTTGGGCCTGGGCTTCTGGGTTTGAATCTAAGCTTGGGCTAGCTGGGCCTAGTTCATGGGCTATCAAGGAGGCTGCCTGGCCACCCTCATTTGTTACTTAGTGACTTGGGTAGGCCCGGCCCAAGAGTTTGAACTACATTGTCGCTGAGGATGAATCGCCGGGGGAGTCGAGGGTGAGGTTTTTGTTTTATGTGTTCTATGTTTGTTAGAGAATCAGTTTCGGTTGACTCGATGATTTGCTTTTGTCTTTTTTGTGGAATTGGAAATGTAGGATCGTTTAGGTTGAATTTCAGTTTTGCGTATCACATAAAATCATTTCCTGGAAATGAATTGTAGTTATGTGTGACATGAAATCAGGTTGACTTGAGTTGAGCTACATTGTCGAATCAGGCTTAGTTGAGTACATGTTTTCAGTGTGCGGAATGTGTTAATTTGAAGGTCGGATCATTTACAGTATGCGGAATGCgttgatttcagtttttttttttatgaatgaAATGGTGCAGGGTTTCCATGAATCAAAGGCTTTGAGGTGGAGACCTCCGAATATAGGGACAAAGCAGGAATGGCAGGACAGGAAGCAAGAATGGCAGGATAAGTTGAGGAATattggaaaaggaaagaaaggagTTGAAGATACAGAGAAGGCCGAGTATTCGTCCATGGCTGTTCCTTGTTATGATGAAAATTTGTACATTCTGAACATGAAAAATGATATGGAAGCAAAggtaattttgtttctttacatcttttttttttcttcctctgcATTATGAATGGTTTAGATGGTACAAATTACATCAAAAGGTAACTCCATCTTTTAGTTCTCCAACATTTTGTTatacatttttattttcacTATATAATTACATCATATTCACGGATCAGAGAGTAGAGCCTAGTGGGTTGGCTTGTCATTTTCTtaggaaatataattttttttcttttatttttttaacttagAAATACTTGGTGGTCCATATTAGGAAATTTGGTGATATTTGTAATTGTGAACGAGATGAATGTAACCGGTAGGGACCAAAAAACCAGCCTGGAATACTAGAATCGCATACCCATATCTAAGGATTAAAATATTGATTTTTACATCATAccaatatattaattttttattagaaatttcattGAGCTAGTGATTTAATTCACTCATATGGGCATCCCTAATGAAATCGGAAGCATACAGATACCAAGAATGAGTTAAACCCGAATACAAAGAATTTTGGGCAAGTCGGTGAGCAACAGAGTTTGCTTGCCGGTTAATATGAGTCAGGCTATAGTTGGGGTATTGTTGCAACTAAAACCGGACCTTCTCTATAACATTTCCAGCAACCGACCCATCTTCCTCTCAGAATTGATGGCTTGTACTAATTGAAGACAATCAGTTTCGAAAATCACCTTATGATGCCCCATAGAAATAATAAATAGGACAGCAGCCTTAGCGTTGATAACTCTGCCTGAAATGCCGAAGAAACCGTGCTTACCGGTCTGGCTGATGCTacttggaacttgtcttggcTGTCACAGAGCACACAACCCGCTCCTCGTCGCAAAGAAACAGGATCAAAGCTTCCATTTAATGAAGTCCTCCACCGGGCAGGACCATTTCTGCACCGTTTTGGCCTGCAAACTTACAGCATTGTGCAACAACTTGTACTCTTCAAACCAGCCCAGTGTGACAATAGCTATGTCTTTTGGCATCTTAGGCTTATCCTCCCATAACGCTGCATTTCTGTTATTCCTTAAAGCCCACTGAAACATCATAAACTTTTCAAACTGTTGGAGAGAAGTCTTGGTTGAACATTCCAACATCCATTCCTTAAAGATATATACCGGAGACAAGGGCATCGTGAGCTGCAATGAGATGGAACCCAGCACTTCATTTGCAACTGGACACTCTGCTAATACATGGCCTACAGATTCAAGGGGGCAGTTGCTCCCCTCCATAACCTTTAGCTAGAAGTCTCTCTGTAGTGGGAAGAATATTTTGACAAGCTTTCCACACCCTGATTGCCACTTTCTTGGGAACTTTAGCTTTCCAAAGACCTTGAAAACCATCATTTGGAGGGGGTGCAAAACTCTATTAAGAGAAATATCATAGCCACAAAATTGGCACTATTGATAGTAATTATACCTTTCTTGTGGGGTGACCACATAGGGATCATCATTTGGCCATTCGGCTCTAAGCCCGCCCCGTCCGTATGGCCGAAGTCTGACCCGGCtcttgcattagggcgggccggctcGACCTTTTTTCAAACAGGATAGGGTATGGGCCATGCAAATGAATCTCAGCCCGACCCTTTAAGCCCGTCCaattaagccctaataattttctattttttaaatatgtttctcttttttctataacatacaacttatctctttttttgtaattgatttcctaagttttattttctttaatttttgtttcctttgttaaataacaattaattttgggagatttagagagataattaattgaatataaccaccttaactaatatttatatttgttataacttataagttaattccaatatatatatatatatatatatatatatatatatatatagattttatccagagcggagctccactttgaaattaacgtgtgaagttcgagttttggataacttttcggtcgcatatcaacatctcgaccgttcagtttttaggtattagtgtatagatcatctctgcaaattttcagtcaaattgatgatcataaATGTATCTAACTCGATTAAACCAATGGATAGACTGTATCTGTCAACTTGAACCGTACTAACTTTAAGGCAAATATCAATGTCTTAACAATCATCATTtcggctgaaaatttgcagaaacgaTCTAtatactagtacctaaaaactgaacggtcgagatatggatctgcgaccaaaaagtgaccaaaaactcgaacttcacacgttaattttcaaagcggagctccgctctagataggatatgtgtatatatatatatatatatatatatatataatatgatcaacaaaaaaaaatgagtcttgtattgcctatataaccattgagtCACATTTTgaggtaaaaaaataaaaataatgtatttatttttgttaaacaaattaaggccCATTTCTACCATATTTGGCTCTATTC
It encodes:
- the LOC112203709 gene encoding receptor kinase-like protein Xa21 yields the protein MLILRRKRHVEVARETTLWPQLQWRRVSYQELLTVTNGLNESNLLGSGGFGSVYKGTLSDGINVVIKVFNLQLEGAFTSFDTECEMLRNIRHRNLIKIISCCSQIDFKAVVLDYMPNGSLEKWLYAQNFSLNILQRLSIMIDVASALEYLHHGTEIPIVHCDLKPNNILLDADMVGHVADFGIASLLGKGDSMTQTMTLATIGYMAPGDRDCLSSIMRLALSCCAESPEGRINMQDVVVTLNKIMIKFLKDAAGGVVLRRHLAQQPL